One genomic region from Nitrospira sp. encodes:
- a CDS encoding alpha/beta fold hydrolase, producing MRPVTLLLPGVSLLVVLTLFGHPAEAGHKLGHCRPGPAEALFPSDFPIIQDYEWNYRLGGWGGAQQGAPLRHRPIIFVHGNTRDADDWDEPANSVKQRFLEAGYSRQELWALSYNGKSMRREPPTSQCRTNAQANASDLAAFIRAVLAYTGAEKVDLVGHSLGVVISRTVLAEHADLLNRVEHVVAIAGPNHGTTVCRRLWLMWFIGWNDFIGCDELVPGSDWLTKLNDGRGTGETPRPARYMTIYDGTGADIFYRSWLFGWPVGDADSPALKGAENKRLPGLTHDELKTDPQAVALFLRFVSGP from the coding sequence GTGAGACCCGTCACGCTCCTACTCCCAGGAGTCTCACTCCTCGTTGTGCTGACGCTCTTCGGACATCCGGCCGAGGCCGGACACAAGCTCGGCCACTGCCGCCCCGGGCCTGCCGAAGCGCTCTTTCCATCCGATTTTCCGATCATTCAGGACTATGAGTGGAACTACCGCCTCGGGGGATGGGGTGGTGCGCAACAAGGCGCCCCGTTGCGGCATCGTCCCATCATCTTCGTTCACGGCAATACCCGTGATGCCGACGACTGGGATGAGCCGGCGAACAGCGTGAAACAGCGCTTCTTGGAGGCGGGATACTCGCGGCAGGAGCTGTGGGCCCTCTCCTATAACGGCAAGTCCATGAGACGTGAACCGCCAACCTCGCAGTGCCGGACCAATGCGCAAGCCAACGCGTCCGACTTAGCCGCTTTTATAAGAGCCGTGCTGGCTTATACCGGCGCGGAAAAAGTGGATCTGGTCGGTCATTCGCTGGGAGTCGTCATTAGCCGAACGGTGCTGGCCGAACATGCGGACCTGTTGAATCGAGTCGAGCACGTGGTTGCCATCGCCGGTCCCAACCATGGCACCACCGTCTGCCGTCGGCTCTGGTTGATGTGGTTCATTGGCTGGAACGATTTCATAGGTTGTGACGAGCTGGTTCCCGGTTCCGACTGGCTGACGAAACTGAACGATGGTCGCGGCACGGGTGAAACACCGCGCCCCGCACGTTACATGACGATCTATGACGGAACCGGAGCGGACATCTTTTATCGCTCATGGCTCTTCGGATGGCCTGTCGGGGATGCGGACAGTCCGGCTCTCAAGGGGGCGGAGAACAAGCGGCTGCCTGGATTGACGCATGACGAACTGAAAACTGATCCACAGGCCGTTGCCCTCTTCCTTCGATTTGTGTCCGGCCCGTAG
- the phaC gene encoding class III poly(R)-hydroxyalkanoic acid synthase subunit PhaC: MSRPFYLSPEQTMRELIDLNRKVVTGIERLSHVREKDIKAGVSPKEEVYREDNVVLYHYTPMVEKPFHIPVLIVYALVNRPYMVDLQEDRSLVRNLLKLGMDVYLIDWGYPGRGDRWLTLDDHINGYINDCVDVVREWHGLEQINLLGVCQGGTFSLCYTSLYPEKVKNLITMVTPVDFHVQEGVPNLWAGCSTTAHTMDVDTLVDAFGNIPGEFMNLGFLMLKPFQLGLGKYLEMIDIMDNDEKLLNFLRMEEWIFDSPDQAGETYRQFMKDFYQGNKLISGDVMIGTKRVDLSQVRAPVLNVYAEQDHLVPPTSSIALERYVGTKDYTLRSFPVGHIGMYVSGKVQRDLPPTIVQWLQDRG, translated from the coding sequence ATGTCTCGTCCGTTCTATCTGAGTCCTGAGCAGACCATGCGTGAACTCATCGACCTGAACCGCAAGGTCGTCACTGGAATCGAGCGCCTGAGCCATGTCCGGGAAAAGGACATCAAGGCCGGGGTCAGTCCAAAGGAGGAAGTGTATCGAGAAGACAATGTGGTCTTGTATCACTACACTCCCATGGTGGAGAAGCCGTTCCACATTCCCGTCCTCATCGTGTATGCCTTGGTCAACCGGCCCTATATGGTCGATCTGCAGGAAGACAGATCTTTGGTCCGCAATCTCTTGAAGCTGGGCATGGACGTCTATCTGATCGATTGGGGATATCCTGGCCGGGGAGACCGATGGTTGACCCTGGACGACCATATCAACGGGTATATCAACGACTGTGTGGATGTGGTGCGTGAATGGCACGGCTTGGAGCAGATCAATCTTCTGGGAGTCTGTCAGGGAGGCACCTTCAGCCTCTGCTACACCTCGCTCTATCCCGAAAAGGTCAAGAACCTGATCACGATGGTCACCCCAGTGGACTTTCACGTCCAGGAGGGCGTGCCCAATCTCTGGGCCGGATGTAGTACGACGGCCCACACCATGGACGTGGATACCCTGGTCGATGCCTTCGGCAACATCCCCGGCGAGTTCATGAATCTCGGTTTCCTCATGCTGAAACCCTTCCAGTTGGGCCTGGGGAAATACCTTGAAATGATCGACATCATGGACAACGACGAAAAGTTGCTCAATTTCCTCCGCATGGAGGAATGGATCTTTGACAGTCCGGACCAAGCGGGGGAGACCTATCGACAGTTCATGAAGGACTTCTACCAGGGCAACAAGTTGATCAGTGGCGATGTCATGATCGGAACGAAGAGGGTCGACCTCTCCCAGGTCCGGGCGCCGGTGTTGAATGTGTATGCCGAGCAGGATCACCTCGTTCCGCCGACCTCCTCCATCGCGCTCGAACGTTATGTAGGGACCAAGGATTATACCTTGCGATCCTTCCCCGTCGGGCACATCGGCATGTATGTCAGCGGAAAGGTGCAACGGGATTTGCCCCCGACGATCGTGCAGTGGCTGCAAGACCGGGGTTAG
- the phaE gene encoding class III poly(R)-hydroxyalkanoic acid synthase subunit PhaE, with protein sequence MAKALSDVQKQMWESWMGLMRAAPAPTPVSPAMADQWRDTATQALKGWTTEAEQIAKDVSQRLINSQDCVLRFLELSLNSWNAIAPKVEAGEGWHTVLAKYTEQLREQFLLSPQAAQKATQDTGELWGLYLEQWQKLVQPWASSLQQAPWRVSQASTGDGSALVELMHLYGDAYERTFGRLVESPSLGHTRELNEDLIKGFSAWVEYRQASFAYQVEVGETWTRAFEEFMRSLIAQTEKGETVQSLRQLLFQWIDVIDQVFAKAFRSDDYIRLQGHLLNTAMTYRLHERGIVETFLKTSDVPYRSEMDEAHRRIYHLRKEVKELKKALHAIKAELSTQAKSQPAQG encoded by the coding sequence ATGGCCAAGGCATTAAGCGACGTTCAGAAGCAGATGTGGGAAAGCTGGATGGGTCTGATGCGTGCGGCACCAGCGCCGACGCCGGTGTCGCCTGCCATGGCCGACCAGTGGCGTGACACCGCGACCCAGGCGCTCAAGGGTTGGACGACCGAAGCCGAGCAAATCGCGAAGGACGTCAGTCAACGACTGATCAACTCTCAAGATTGTGTCCTGCGCTTTCTCGAACTTTCGCTCAACTCATGGAATGCCATCGCTCCCAAGGTTGAAGCCGGCGAGGGCTGGCACACCGTCTTGGCCAAATATACCGAGCAGTTGCGTGAGCAGTTCTTGCTGTCTCCCCAGGCAGCGCAAAAGGCGACTCAGGACACGGGTGAGCTCTGGGGCCTCTATCTGGAGCAGTGGCAAAAACTTGTCCAGCCATGGGCGTCGTCCCTCCAGCAGGCTCCGTGGCGTGTCAGCCAAGCTTCCACCGGGGATGGGTCGGCCCTCGTCGAGTTGATGCATCTCTACGGGGACGCGTACGAGCGCACCTTCGGCCGTCTTGTCGAGAGCCCGAGCCTCGGACACACGCGCGAACTGAACGAAGACCTCATCAAGGGATTCTCGGCGTGGGTGGAGTACCGCCAGGCGAGTTTTGCATACCAAGTCGAGGTAGGCGAAACCTGGACGCGCGCCTTCGAAGAGTTTATGCGGAGCCTGATCGCCCAGACCGAAAAGGGCGAGACCGTTCAGAGCCTGCGGCAACTCCTGTTTCAATGGATCGACGTCATCGATCAGGTATTTGCGAAGGCCTTCCGATCCGACGACTACATTCGGTTGCAGGGACACTTGCTCAACACGGCGATGACGTATCGGCTCCATGAGCGCGGAATCGTCGAAACCTTTCTGAAAACCAGTGATGTGCCCTATCGAAGCGAGATGGACGAAGCCCATCGCAGAATCTATCATCTCCGCAAGGAAGTGAAGGAACTGAAAAAAGCGCTGCACGCCATCAAGGCGGAACTTTCCACCCAGGCTAAGAGTCAACCGGCCCAAGGATAA
- the fabG gene encoding 3-oxoacyl-[acyl-carrier-protein] reductase, with translation MGDALKGRVALVTGAVGGIGQVIASQMAKEGAALALHYLVEPDNVAAEFLKGFTQEGYRAKLYKADLAKYEAVTAVVETIIKDFGQIDILVNNAGITKDRTLKNMTPDEWEQVIAVDLSSVFYCSKAVINQMLARGYGRIISISSVVGEKGNVGQTNYAAAKAGIIGFTKSLALETAKKGITVNAVAPGFVKTAMTDKIPKEIIEKIVETIPVGRMAEPWEVARAVAFLADEKSSYVTGQVLSVNGGLYM, from the coding sequence ATGGGAGATGCGTTAAAGGGTCGAGTGGCGCTGGTGACCGGAGCAGTGGGAGGGATCGGCCAGGTGATCGCGTCCCAGATGGCGAAGGAAGGGGCTGCCCTCGCCCTCCACTATCTTGTCGAACCGGACAACGTGGCGGCGGAGTTTCTCAAGGGGTTTACCCAAGAAGGATATCGAGCGAAGCTCTACAAAGCGGATCTCGCTAAGTATGAAGCAGTCACGGCTGTGGTCGAAACGATCATCAAAGACTTCGGCCAGATCGATATTCTCGTCAATAATGCCGGTATCACGAAGGATCGAACCCTCAAGAACATGACTCCCGACGAGTGGGAACAGGTGATTGCGGTCGATCTCTCCTCGGTCTTTTATTGCTCAAAGGCGGTGATCAACCAGATGCTTGCCCGGGGGTATGGTCGCATCATCAGCATCAGTTCAGTGGTCGGAGAGAAGGGGAATGTGGGACAGACGAATTATGCGGCGGCCAAGGCCGGGATTATCGGCTTCACCAAATCCCTCGCGCTGGAAACGGCCAAGAAAGGTATCACCGTGAACGCCGTTGCGCCGGGGTTCGTGAAGACCGCGATGACGGACAAGATTCCAAAGGAGATCATTGAGAAGATCGTCGAGACGATCCCCGTGGGACGAATGGCCGAACCATGGGAAGTTGCCCGAGCGGTTGCGTTTCTGGCGGATGAAAAATCTTCCTACGTGACCGGTCAGGTCTTAAGTGTCAACGGGGGTCTGTACATGTGA
- a CDS encoding acetyl-CoA C-acyltransferase, with the protein MQHVLIAGAVRTPIGNLNGSLSTLSATALGSSVIREALRRAHVHPETVDEVIMGNVLSAGLGQAPARQAAKGAGLADTVCATTVNKVCGSGLKAVMMGCQSIQSGDSQVIVAGGMESMSRAPYILERARSGYQVGHGELTDSMIKDGLWDPYGNLSMGACGELCAEKYQLSREEQDDFAVQSYGRALKARQEGWFSGEIMEIEVPGKPKPIVIRDDERLARFDEAKLRKLKPAFKQDGTITAGNASGMNDGAAAMVLLSEERAESMGVVPLARILGYTQKAIAPEWFTIAPIQAISALLSKLRVDAAQIDLYEVNEAFAVVPMAAMKELRIDPARLNIHGGAVALGHPLGATGARMLTTLLYALKRMGLKRGIASPCIGGGEAVAVAVELLS; encoded by the coding sequence GTGCAACACGTACTCATAGCTGGAGCGGTGCGCACCCCGATCGGCAATCTGAATGGATCGCTGAGCACCTTGAGCGCCACGGCCTTGGGAAGTTCCGTCATCCGGGAGGCCTTACGGCGGGCGCATGTCCATCCTGAAACCGTGGATGAAGTCATCATGGGGAATGTGCTTTCAGCAGGACTTGGCCAGGCTCCTGCAAGGCAAGCCGCAAAGGGAGCGGGGCTCGCTGATACCGTCTGTGCCACAACGGTGAATAAAGTCTGCGGGTCAGGGTTGAAAGCCGTCATGATGGGTTGCCAGTCGATTCAATCCGGAGACTCCCAAGTCATTGTGGCAGGTGGAATGGAAAGTATGAGCCGGGCTCCTTATATCCTGGAGCGGGCCAGGTCCGGATACCAAGTGGGACATGGAGAACTCACCGACAGCATGATCAAGGATGGGCTCTGGGATCCGTACGGGAACCTCTCCATGGGCGCCTGCGGTGAGTTGTGCGCTGAAAAGTATCAACTCTCGCGCGAAGAACAGGACGATTTTGCAGTGCAGAGCTATGGCAGAGCGCTGAAGGCCAGGCAGGAAGGCTGGTTCAGCGGCGAGATCATGGAGATTGAGGTTCCGGGGAAACCGAAACCGATCGTTATCCGCGATGATGAACGGCTTGCACGATTCGACGAGGCCAAATTGCGCAAGCTCAAGCCCGCCTTTAAGCAGGACGGAACCATCACGGCAGGTAATGCGTCCGGCATGAACGACGGAGCGGCTGCCATGGTGCTCCTCTCCGAAGAGCGAGCCGAGTCAATGGGTGTGGTTCCACTGGCAAGAATCCTCGGTTACACTCAAAAGGCGATCGCGCCCGAGTGGTTCACCATCGCGCCGATCCAGGCCATCTCGGCCTTGCTGAGCAAGCTGCGAGTCGATGCGGCTCAGATCGATCTCTATGAGGTGAATGAGGCGTTCGCAGTCGTGCCGATGGCCGCAATGAAGGAACTGAGGATTGATCCGGCCCGATTGAACATCCATGGTGGGGCGGTCGCACTCGGCCATCCCCTTGGCGCCACGGGCGCCAGGATGCTGACCACGTTGCTATACGCGCTGAAGCGGATGGGTCTGAAGCGAGGGATCGCAAGCCCTTGCATCGGCGGCGGAGAGGCGGTCGCAGTGGCGGTCGAACTCTTGAGCTGA
- a CDS encoding outer membrane beta-barrel protein, giving the protein MHKGFRSRKMVYYGTMLMLSWSLMPMGLPVAYSQPTPEQPVPIEPVPTEPIPSQQPPTVTPTEAERANEAKQLKQAEPARVAEPETRIERKLVRPSETYVGGFGGYTFGGSLSDVANTGRDRDLADSVVYGGKVGHFFGDRLDWLGLEMEAYNTTPHVEQDGQAPGIHQRVTTLAFNVVGRLKFGCEMKRERTETRTERTAEGTYKERKHPTTGETYRERRDPSTGDIYMEYMERRDPKTGELYVDRVDASTGQRTRVERAVMERAVMTTRDIHHETHYEREFCRLQPYGGVGLGVFFAHLSNNGNGFSDNAVPGFNGLAGLRYFITERIALFGEYKYNFAPFDYTPDGFSGGAGVKADYHISHFVGGLSLHF; this is encoded by the coding sequence ATGCACAAAGGATTCCGATCAAGAAAAATGGTTTATTACGGAACGATGCTGATGTTGTCATGGAGCCTGATGCCCATGGGATTACCGGTCGCCTATTCGCAACCGACGCCCGAACAGCCTGTTCCCATAGAGCCGGTCCCCACAGAGCCGATCCCTAGTCAGCAGCCGCCTACCGTGACGCCGACGGAAGCTGAACGGGCCAATGAGGCCAAGCAGTTGAAACAGGCCGAACCAGCGCGAGTGGCCGAACCGGAAACGAGAATTGAACGGAAACTGGTGCGCCCGAGCGAAACGTACGTGGGAGGGTTCGGCGGCTATACATTCGGCGGTAGCCTCAGTGACGTGGCAAACACGGGTAGGGATCGCGATCTTGCAGATTCAGTCGTCTATGGTGGAAAGGTCGGGCATTTCTTCGGCGATCGACTGGATTGGCTGGGCCTGGAGATGGAGGCGTACAATACGACTCCCCATGTGGAGCAGGACGGTCAGGCGCCCGGGATCCACCAGCGAGTCACGACCTTGGCCTTCAATGTGGTCGGCCGGCTCAAATTCGGCTGTGAAATGAAAAGAGAGCGAACGGAAACGCGAACGGAGCGGACGGCAGAAGGCACCTACAAGGAGCGGAAGCATCCGACGACGGGAGAGACGTACAGGGAACGGCGAGATCCGAGCACCGGAGACATATACATGGAATACATGGAGCGGCGAGATCCGAAGACGGGAGAGCTGTACGTGGATCGGGTAGATGCGAGTACGGGACAGAGGACCCGCGTGGAGCGAGCTGTGATGGAGCGAGCTGTGATGACGACCCGTGACATCCACCATGAAACTCACTATGAGCGGGAGTTTTGCCGGCTGCAACCCTATGGCGGGGTAGGGCTTGGGGTCTTCTTCGCCCATCTGTCGAACAATGGCAACGGCTTCTCCGACAACGCCGTGCCTGGCTTCAATGGCTTGGCTGGTCTGCGCTATTTCATCACCGAGCGCATCGCACTGTTTGGTGAATATAAATACAATTTTGCGCCGTTCGATTACACGCCCGATGGCTTTTCCGGAGGAGCAGGAGTGAAAGCTGATTACCATATTAGTCATTTCGTCGGAGGACTGTCGCTCCATTTCTGA